A stretch of Sphingorhabdus sp. YGSMI21 DNA encodes these proteins:
- a CDS encoding S24 family peptidase — protein sequence MDNVREELDRLIRQNKDDYSGLSRLLGRNPAYIQQFIKRGSPRKLDDEDRRKLARYFGVDEQLLGGPPPAIHNGLVEIAVLDVDASAGFGAIAESENSQTRFGFDERWLKKLTPSKSSSLSIVRVLGESMEPTLSHRDEVLVDASDHGSRLRDGIYVLRSDDTLVVKRVALKPGGKQITISSDNTAYPTWDDVDRASIHIVGRVIWFCRTL from the coding sequence ATGGACAATGTTAGAGAAGAGCTGGACCGGCTTATCCGGCAAAACAAGGATGATTATTCAGGCCTATCTCGGCTACTTGGCCGCAATCCTGCTTACATCCAGCAATTTATAAAACGCGGCAGCCCGCGCAAGCTTGATGACGAAGATCGCCGGAAGCTAGCGCGTTACTTTGGCGTCGATGAGCAGCTGCTTGGCGGACCGCCGCCTGCTATCCATAACGGACTTGTCGAAATCGCTGTCCTCGACGTGGATGCTTCGGCAGGGTTTGGGGCGATTGCCGAAAGCGAAAATAGCCAGACCCGCTTTGGCTTTGACGAGAGATGGCTCAAGAAACTGACACCGTCCAAAAGTTCAAGCCTTTCGATTGTTCGTGTGCTCGGAGAATCTATGGAGCCAACTCTCAGCCACCGTGATGAGGTGCTTGTTGATGCTTCCGATCACGGCTCGCGCCTGAGAGACGGAATCTACGTCTTGCGTTCAGACGATACGCTTGTCGTCAAACGGGTTGCCCTCAAACCTGGCGGCAAACAAATCACGATCTCCAGTGATAATACAGCCTATCCGACCTGGGATGACGTGGACCGCGCGTCCATTCATATCGTTGGCCGGGTCATTTGGTTCTGCCGCACGTTGTAA
- a CDS encoding type II toxin-antitoxin system HipA family toxin, producing the protein MTRAVINLWGRQIGAVLWDEGRNIGVFEYTPEFVRSGIEAAPLSMPLRSGVYDFPALPFETFKGLPGMLADSLPDKFGNALINRWLAEQGRSPDSFDPVERLCYTGRRGMGALEFEPAAGEPRSQGGPIELAPLIELANRVIAAREDLAGVLNGDDDHHALQEILRVGTSAGGARAKAVLAWNEETGEFHSGQLKAGPGYTQWLLKFDGVSGNADKELADPMGYGRLEYACYLLAKEAGIAMMRSRLHEEGGRAHFMTQRFDRTEDGRKLHMQSLCAMRHFDFNLARAYSYEQAIETIRILGLGRDALKEQVRRALLNIFIRNQDDHTKNIAFLMDRDGSWSLSPAFDVTYAYNPSGVWTSEHQMSLAGKTDNFNLEDLITFGKFADLKAAETKAIIAEIKSAIGKWDQFAQISEIPRKMAEKVSSGFRNLEIK; encoded by the coding sequence ATGACACGTGCGGTCATCAATCTCTGGGGCCGTCAAATCGGCGCTGTATTATGGGATGAAGGCCGAAATATCGGCGTCTTTGAATATACTCCGGAATTCGTTCGCAGCGGGATTGAGGCCGCGCCGCTTAGCATGCCGCTGCGAAGCGGCGTCTATGATTTCCCGGCATTGCCATTTGAGACCTTCAAGGGGTTGCCTGGAATGCTCGCGGACAGCCTGCCGGACAAATTTGGTAACGCCCTCATCAATCGCTGGCTTGCAGAACAGGGAAGAAGCCCAGACAGCTTCGATCCTGTCGAGCGACTATGTTATACTGGTCGGCGCGGAATGGGCGCATTGGAATTTGAACCAGCCGCAGGCGAACCAAGGAGCCAGGGCGGACCAATTGAACTTGCGCCGCTAATCGAGCTTGCCAATCGCGTTATAGCCGCCCGTGAGGACTTGGCGGGTGTGCTGAATGGCGACGACGATCACCATGCTCTTCAGGAAATATTGCGCGTGGGAACTTCAGCGGGCGGCGCGCGGGCGAAGGCAGTCCTTGCATGGAATGAGGAGACCGGCGAGTTTCATTCAGGGCAATTGAAAGCAGGCCCGGGCTATACCCAGTGGCTCCTCAAATTTGACGGTGTTTCCGGCAATGCCGACAAAGAGCTCGCTGATCCGATGGGCTATGGCAGACTGGAATATGCCTGCTATTTACTCGCCAAGGAAGCGGGTATTGCCATGATGCGGTCTCGGCTCCATGAAGAAGGTGGCCGCGCTCACTTTATGACACAGCGTTTTGATCGTACCGAAGATGGCCGTAAACTGCACATGCAATCGCTTTGCGCAATGCGGCATTTTGATTTTAACCTAGCTCGGGCATATAGCTATGAACAGGCCATTGAAACCATTCGCATTCTGGGTCTCGGGCGCGATGCTCTAAAAGAGCAAGTCCGACGCGCTCTGCTCAATATATTCATTCGCAATCAGGACGATCATACCAAAAATATTGCATTCCTGATGGACCGCGATGGAAGCTGGAGTCTATCGCCAGCATTTGATGTCACTTATGCATATAATCCTAGCGGGGTCTGGACGAGCGAACATCAGATGTCACTCGCAGGCAAAACAGACAATTTTAACTTGGAGGATCTCATCACATTTGGAAAATTTGCCGACCTCAAAGCAGCAGAAACCAAAGCGATCATAGCAGAGATTAAATCCGCAATCGGTAAGTGGGATCAATTTGCTCAGATCTCGGAAATTCCTAGAAAAATGGCAGAAAAGGTCAGTAGCGGCTTCCGCAATCTTGAGATCAAATGA
- a CDS encoding helix-turn-helix transcriptional regulator: MAHYMETQHRPLAATLASLGQRVEAYRISRNLKQAELAEMSGISRSTLARIEGGKGGTIDSLVRVMRALELEDRLLEIVPDATLSPLDPRSDKGKTRQRVRRPEGEIETEEWTWDDKTP, from the coding sequence ATGGCACATTATATGGAAACGCAGCATAGGCCGCTTGCGGCAACGCTGGCGAGTCTCGGCCAGAGAGTGGAAGCATACCGTATTTCGCGCAACCTCAAGCAGGCGGAATTAGCAGAAATGTCAGGAATTTCACGCTCGACGCTCGCGCGCATAGAGGGCGGCAAAGGCGGGACAATCGATAGCCTTGTCCGGGTGATGCGCGCATTGGAGCTGGAGGACCGGTTGCTCGAGATCGTCCCAGATGCGACCCTTAGTCCGCTCGATCCACGGTCGGATAAGGGCAAAACCCGACAACGGGTCCGGCGGCCCGAAGGCGAGATTGAAACGGAAGAGTGGACATGGGACGATAAAACGCCATGA
- a CDS encoding conjugal transfer protein TraG N-terminal domain-containing protein, translating into MLEIFTVGGGEYIVNVLNAVASWTGAGGYKSLIQVTMVMGLALAVIVLAFNQDWRAWLNWFLGATLIYMCLMVPRMDVQVTDRVNPGLAPSAVANVPLGLALMASFTSQIGDYLVRSSEVVFGLPNDLNYSKNGMIYGARLFEATKSLRISDPEFATNLDEHFRQCVFYDLLLGRISMKEISESNNIWTTIAPGSQARAQKFLTRQADDSVTASIITCREAYDNLNAQWAGLIDAMSGTFGRQLYPKQTAALAKAKLIADLPVAYNYLAGVSTNASDIFRQVLTINAMNQAMHGMAGASGTSSVDVFAQTRADIQTERTYASIAHNAMKWVPILNVVLTVVFYALFPVLFPLFLMPKTGPVALRGYVTGFFYLAAWGPLFVILHMILMFKGASEVSAVAGGSGLSLATFTGMSDVNSDIGILAGYLVASIPFLAGGVAKGAMAISSQATSYLNPSQNAAEEAAREASTGNVSIGNSNLDNSSVFSRQFAQASLAPNIGYGAAQTRGFGESGTQTTSFADAEFATVPNSQYPFTPTLGQDFTSRLSTLASNSRSQSETFSNMAQQSTSSAITRFNELRDTYSRGTSFETSSGQGSSSSIGSAFSEVDNASKGLQQQYGLSRRASDDITISWFLNGDAGLGVKAERGAVKGNAGLKGGRNQSWTDSDIGIASEDRSKILGSLKQISETNNWSNTRDSFLRSVSTSNSSQVSSSASGLTKSLTEAQSYTVEARRAQEVASRLENQATWYENNNVAGSLNLSQAYRDWGMSEIDANRDYYGQARFDDIDFQLSAKGQQLQARFVESYADQLHDEVATDLNLPAFAPVSKPGVGSAGDVRGSVSLSQSGRSPVGGSSGDGSIVEEVSSVHQRGRERIGTVKSYLGKQTKGAKGATEKAADDIKEWGE; encoded by the coding sequence ATGCTCGAGATTTTTACGGTCGGCGGCGGCGAATATATCGTCAATGTCCTCAATGCAGTTGCCAGCTGGACCGGCGCGGGCGGCTATAAGAGCCTGATCCAGGTCACCATGGTGATGGGGCTTGCATTGGCCGTCATTGTGCTCGCATTCAATCAGGACTGGCGCGCCTGGCTCAACTGGTTTTTGGGCGCAACGCTCATCTATATGTGCCTCATGGTGCCGCGGATGGATGTGCAGGTCACCGACCGCGTCAATCCCGGCCTCGCTCCGAGCGCGGTCGCCAATGTGCCATTAGGATTAGCGCTCATGGCGAGCTTTACCAGCCAGATCGGCGATTATCTGGTGCGAAGCTCGGAGGTCGTGTTCGGTCTCCCAAATGATCTCAATTACTCCAAAAATGGCATGATCTATGGCGCGCGCTTGTTCGAGGCAACGAAATCCTTGCGCATTTCCGATCCGGAATTTGCCACCAATCTCGACGAGCATTTTCGTCAATGCGTATTTTATGATCTGCTGCTTGGCCGGATATCGATGAAGGAAATCTCCGAGAGCAATAATATCTGGACGACGATTGCGCCGGGCAGTCAGGCGCGTGCACAGAAATTTCTGACGCGGCAGGCCGATGACAGTGTCACGGCCAGTATCATTACCTGCCGCGAGGCTTATGATAATTTAAACGCACAGTGGGCGGGATTGATTGACGCGATGAGTGGCACTTTTGGTCGCCAGTTATACCCGAAGCAGACCGCAGCGCTCGCCAAAGCCAAGCTGATAGCGGATCTTCCGGTTGCCTATAATTATTTGGCAGGCGTCTCGACAAATGCGAGCGACATTTTCCGGCAGGTGCTGACGATCAATGCGATGAATCAGGCGATGCATGGCATGGCCGGGGCCAGCGGAACATCAAGCGTTGATGTGTTTGCGCAGACCCGCGCGGATATCCAGACCGAACGCACTTATGCCTCGATTGCGCACAATGCTATGAAATGGGTCCCTATCCTCAATGTGGTGCTGACGGTGGTGTTTTACGCGCTATTCCCGGTGCTGTTTCCGCTCTTCCTGATGCCGAAAACCGGCCCGGTCGCGCTGCGCGGCTATGTGACCGGCTTCTTCTATCTTGCCGCATGGGGGCCGTTGTTTGTCATACTGCACATGATCCTGATGTTCAAAGGCGCAAGCGAAGTCAGTGCGGTGGCCGGCGGCAGCGGGCTTAGCCTTGCCACCTTTACAGGGATGAGCGACGTCAACAGCGATATTGGTATATTGGCGGGCTATCTGGTCGCGTCGATCCCGTTTCTTGCAGGCGGCGTTGCCAAAGGTGCGATGGCGATCTCGTCGCAGGCTACGTCATATCTTAATCCGAGCCAGAATGCTGCGGAAGAAGCGGCGCGCGAAGCCAGCACTGGCAATGTCTCTATTGGCAACAGCAATCTCGACAATAGCAGTGTGTTTTCACGGCAATTCGCGCAAGCCTCGCTGGCCCCCAATATCGGCTATGGCGCAGCACAGACACGCGGCTTTGGCGAAAGCGGGACACAGACGACCAGTTTTGCCGATGCTGAATTTGCTACCGTCCCGAATTCGCAATATCCCTTCACCCCGACATTGGGGCAGGACTTCACATCGAGGCTGTCAACGCTGGCGAGCAACAGCCGCAGCCAGAGCGAGACCTTCTCCAACATGGCCCAGCAATCGACCAGCTCTGCGATCACAAGGTTCAATGAGCTGCGCGACACCTACAGCAGGGGCACGTCTTTCGAGACCTCCAGCGGTCAGGGTTCCAGCAGCAGCATTGGCAGTGCATTCAGTGAAGTCGACAATGCATCCAAAGGTCTGCAGCAGCAATATGGCCTGTCACGCCGGGCTTCCGATGACATTACCATCTCATGGTTTCTCAATGGTGATGCCGGATTGGGTGTAAAAGCGGAAAGAGGAGCAGTGAAAGGAAATGCGGGGCTTAAAGGCGGCCGGAATCAAAGTTGGACGGACAGTGATATTGGCATTGCCTCGGAAGACCGTAGCAAAATCCTAGGTTCGCTCAAACAGATCTCGGAGACCAACAACTGGTCGAACACGCGTGACAGTTTCTTGCGCAGCGTAAGTACGAGCAACAGCTCGCAGGTCTCGAGCAGCGCGTCGGGGCTCACCAAATCGCTTACGGAAGCGCAAAGCTATACCGTTGAAGCAAGGCGCGCGCAGGAGGTTGCCAGCAGGCTTGAGAACCAGGCGACATGGTATGAGAATAATAATGTTGCCGGATCGCTTAACCTCAGTCAGGCCTATCGCGACTGGGGAATGTCAGAAATAGATGCCAACCGTGACTATTATGGTCAGGCACGCTTTGATGACATCGATTTCCAACTGAGCGCGAAAGGTCAGCAGTTGCAGGCGCGTTTTGTTGAAAGCTATGCCGATCAGCTTCACGATGAAGTTGCGACTGATCTCAACCTTCCGGCCTTTGCGCCCGTCAGTAAGCCGGGCGTGGGCAGCGCGGGAGATGTGCGAGGTAGTGTATCGCTTTCGCAATCGGGACGTAGTCCAGTGGGCGGATCGTCTGGCGACGGCTCGATTGTCGAAGAGGTAAGTAGCGTACATCAACGTGGCCGCGAACGGATTGGAACTGTAAAAAGCTATCTGGGCAAGCAGACAAAAGGCGCGAAAGGGGCTACCGAAAAGGCCGCAGACGATATCAAGGAATGGGGAGAATAG
- a CDS encoding conjugal transfer protein TraH has translation MTTKLSKIAGLLAALNLAVSPVAAHVGDSMDRFMDDMGGAANVTGPTAFQGQSAGYYSLGNVWTRFPQKTTNIANLQLPRARAGCGGIDIFAGSFSFINASEIVAMLKAVANNAVGFAFSLAIDTVCPECSKIMQEFSQKAQLMNNLNINSCEMAQGLVGGVWPKGDLADKAICEAIGNSEGIFTDYAAAKHGCGTRGQRSATNASAGADYADVNPGVARNYTWHILKKSAFFNPNGTFDRELAEYAMTLIGTVIYVPPKDDSPGKFTPFGGDASSSLVTALLDGTQSQTIKVFDCDEADQCLNPTFRNMSLATSKAIRPRVAAMIGNMVNAIRSDSAIGDAEKELLQVASVPLYKILTVQAAYGRGMPTDDRETLAEIASIDLLYAILERIVSESGRSMASFIAADEAKLSLWRGQLADVRAGLAQRQATGQAKVSAIMQIIEKTAMIENLLAASMSPSMAAALDWSRGVQTRSLVP, from the coding sequence ATGACTACTAAGCTATCCAAAATCGCGGGGCTTTTGGCGGCGCTCAATCTTGCCGTCAGCCCGGTCGCGGCCCACGTCGGTGACAGCATGGACCGCTTCATGGATGACATGGGCGGGGCAGCGAATGTAACCGGGCCGACGGCGTTCCAGGGCCAGTCGGCAGGCTATTACAGCCTCGGCAATGTCTGGACGCGCTTTCCCCAGAAAACGACAAATATCGCCAATCTGCAGCTACCCCGCGCACGCGCTGGATGCGGCGGCATCGATATATTTGCAGGCAGCTTCTCCTTCATCAATGCCAGTGAAATTGTGGCGATGCTCAAAGCCGTGGCCAATAATGCGGTGGGCTTTGCCTTCAGCCTCGCCATCGACACAGTCTGTCCCGAATGCTCGAAAATCATGCAGGAGTTTTCCCAAAAAGCCCAACTGATGAACAATCTCAATATCAACAGCTGCGAGATGGCGCAGGGGCTGGTGGGCGGCGTCTGGCCGAAAGGCGATCTCGCCGACAAGGCGATCTGCGAAGCCATTGGTAATTCGGAAGGCATATTTACCGATTATGCCGCAGCCAAACATGGCTGCGGCACGAGAGGCCAAAGGAGCGCGACCAATGCGAGCGCGGGCGCTGACTACGCCGACGTAAATCCCGGTGTGGCGCGCAATTACACATGGCATATCTTGAAGAAATCGGCCTTTTTCAATCCGAACGGAACATTTGACCGCGAGCTTGCCGAATATGCAATGACGCTGATTGGCACGGTCATCTATGTACCGCCCAAAGACGATAGCCCCGGCAAGTTCACACCTTTTGGCGGCGATGCGTCTTCAAGTCTGGTCACCGCTTTGCTCGACGGAACGCAAAGCCAAACGATCAAGGTTTTTGACTGCGACGAAGCCGATCAATGCCTCAATCCGACGTTCCGCAATATGAGCCTCGCTACCTCAAAAGCGATCCGTCCCCGCGTGGCAGCGATGATCGGCAACATGGTCAATGCGATCCGCAGCGACAGCGCGATTGGCGATGCGGAAAAGGAACTTCTGCAGGTCGCGTCGGTGCCGCTCTATAAAATCCTCACCGTGCAGGCCGCTTATGGCCGCGGCATGCCCACCGATGATCGTGAGACGCTGGCAGAAATTGCCAGCATCGATCTTCTTTATGCCATTTTGGAACGGATCGTATCGGAATCTGGCCGCTCTATGGCCAGTTTCATCGCCGCTGACGAAGCCAAGCTCAGCCTGTGGCGCGGGCAGCTTGCTGATGTTCGGGCTGGTCTTGCACAGCGGCAAGCCACGGGCCAGGCGAAAGTCTCAGCCATCATGCAGATCATTGAGAAGACCGCGATGATCGAAAATCTGCTCGCGGCTTCAATGTCGCCCTCGATGGCAGCAGCGCTAGACTGGTCGCGCGGCGTTCAGACCCGCAGCCTCGTTCCGTGA
- a CDS encoding conjugal transfer protein TraF has translation MKQRAFYLNPQQHLYVLAAIILMLCAMFEGSASSASAQETASNPADALYCQERRLGYYFYCVQPKVEVPGPSEQEHAAETAVEQLGAITKSLRELKAKAIIEPTPANVTAYIRFQREQLDRASLFSDVWQRAIWQDPGLDYTLERPVSTLAKRQWQDNRQQGRDAVMARLSSRYGLFYFFAQSCGACEVMSPIVKSVAARWNITIRAISTDGGPSAHFPGYKVETSERTRMGLEAKITPALVLWDSLTKRPIPIGYGVLSADELQDRIYLLTSKEAGHDY, from the coding sequence ATGAAGCAGCGTGCTTTTTATCTTAACCCGCAACAACATCTCTACGTGCTAGCTGCCATCATCCTCATGCTTTGCGCCATGTTTGAAGGGTCGGCCAGTTCGGCCAGCGCGCAGGAAACAGCGTCCAATCCTGCCGATGCGCTCTACTGCCAGGAACGGCGACTGGGCTATTATTTTTACTGTGTCCAGCCAAAGGTAGAAGTTCCTGGTCCGTCAGAACAAGAGCATGCTGCAGAAACCGCGGTCGAGCAGCTCGGCGCGATCACAAAATCGCTGCGCGAACTCAAAGCCAAAGCCATCATCGAACCGACGCCAGCCAATGTGACGGCCTATATTCGCTTCCAGCGCGAGCAGCTCGACCGCGCTTCGCTGTTCTCTGATGTCTGGCAGCGGGCAATCTGGCAGGACCCGGGTCTCGATTATACGCTGGAGCGGCCGGTTTCGACGCTCGCCAAAAGGCAATGGCAGGACAACCGCCAGCAGGGCCGCGATGCAGTTATGGCGCGCCTGTCATCACGCTACGGACTGTTCTACTTTTTTGCCCAAAGCTGCGGTGCCTGCGAAGTGATGAGCCCGATTGTCAAATCGGTTGCCGCCCGCTGGAACATAACCATACGCGCCATATCCACCGATGGCGGCCCGTCGGCGCATTTCCCGGGTTATAAGGTCGAAACCAGCGAGCGAACGCGCATGGGGCTGGAGGCTAAAATTACCCCGGCGCTGGTGCTGTGGGACAGCTTGACCAAGCGGCCCATCCCGATCGGTTACGGCGTCCTGTCGGCCGACGAGCTGCAGGACCGTATCTATCTTCTCACTTCGAAGGAAGCCGGACATGACTACTAA